From Plasmodium brasilianum strain Bolivian I chromosome 7, whole genome shotgun sequence, the proteins below share one genomic window:
- a CDS encoding reticulocyte binding protein 1a, whose protein sequence is MFFFKGQTRFRNIKQFFFFFFIKNLIITNGENVLEDIKGKDGNLDFYSLDYNSKKANKLKYNREKKIYIKNMNFLGEKGNIRNIDNVQSEDVVVAHSSNDISFENLKGSNIGKNLSNHVYIKKDSLYNSNENNNIKGEINNEKNYIAKSFIHNEEEAYNIRKSLYDKMDQHAVFNPFIDMEIDFIDLQYFKDILDLIPGNTSYSKYYNEEFKKIIDEYSDILSNLVKTCITEKMELIKLEHEIKYPKKDSMEKKLEEKSIELESKRELYHNKLNNYYKNIKPKMDEVRNKGHALLQESYCTENCSTYIAKYDDLVEKILLDIKNYGNKGHVVLEKSINDFSFLDMILQYSNQQNNDMRESINTLQLLGEEIKEISEIYLINSTLINDLTNFFLEIKKIKEPIDSKQFTEKLKTLIRNSCLFRHIHKFNEPITQIYETKVTSSNKLFTSVIEKLQNETESLIKTLLDDLEFHEIRKNSEEITNYVKNMYDKNKELYDSMIKGLDENINLKIYELDEFLSYQYYINDDIVNYNDFISQKYKRIYIHLKAEYEKDLRERKLLPNNVLKAKLFLEIIIKIKADEKIISESFDTAKKFYEKIKNLKKEFEEAYVEFEEVKNEINKMKNIDDNRDKNIEEIKDKLEHITKKQNNLKEVAALKDKGNVEITASDELLAIIPNKNENEFKNKIDKTRDDMNSLFKSLNNDNINRLIESTEEFVNQKKNISFEDMASEVIENHLQDIRNKFDKINFISDDKMKELHDKMKEQVTIAENIKKEIVKKEIENLQKELAKFFSTFNSEHQELLISLEEYKREGEKIQKYRDSLLKRENEYFSSVHVDTNDLEKTKNQAELDKLQDTFAKKKDEISRKINNIKDLINTANPHLNFYSFVEKYFNINEDKKGVENIKALKDKINNVDMNKQVLELENDFKRKTDALENDIISIKSITKKLISLSTLNKNINQCDENNGAAELLKNNAKRLREEVEKEIGVTQDDKVIGKDIIKTLVENLNVKLSNLDNKLKQNEIDDLVEKLTDLKNLYSKSKISVHEEKEEYHLQDVFTETNKLEEIKTKFNELNVYYEILNKNKITLFKNNSTIYIESIYSLIRNAIDKIKHEEKEILKSVKNIEEKLNVIEVNEAYKNVINLENEKKIQVVRTSIREIKKLVDRYEGEMIKLENNSSNLKKRAQEKENDIEHLNKIKNDMKIIYEELNKIFGDIKSGTENELKVAYKDTNNIEILYERNLIEYILGKIGIEKNKSQKSMEEINSLKEKIEDIISNTHGAEKDEVTLSKCKEHFENAKKYEVVIKDIEQESTKLKSKSQNVVIFEEISKIKGNVNINLQRSVQENGNINNVLLELKGINNLLISSSFDSTMEYIKVNMEEANKKSNLTKEVYDKTVDEEKRVKEKFEKAHKLKEEISKDLDDSKIDNKVKEIEKIKNEISKIKEDAHIFLEDSKKYNKICLTHFENTKNGKNYIEYLKNKDNGEKQGRSNIDIREVDDKVSKAQQASLEAVHYEKETEKSYKSISKFTDDINNLFNDSLIKEVKTKCEKLNDEIQQVIEQIKNVGSTIGEELDKNKEKITELKKQFNIEIKEGEQLNEISMESFLEIQNYRKELDNLLLNLENIKINKDNFINTANKSMESILSIPELNKKNSLQDLKNDKTNYEKNLEKIKTEKNLIDGEEKKLNEISKKIIFIENELNKYKKDYENGLLKKIKENAHVRKQNFELTRDEINSLIDPSTSIFVKFKLEGYDITNNLNNYRTKINRFHTDFNDSFNTIISYESKVNDNSVTCNDAQKLRAQAQIEEEKLRNKEEEAKTLLYDIKKEESLRLLNDMKKKLNAEKEYITNDHSRINIHKENIEKSVNSLKELNDINKSLSILNYSINNVNETKETRHAYHNREAKKIYENMIEVANHFLNDENKIKLDLDINLERPTLKTNIESDIFKIIKEAIVILKCIEGYSDNIMKKQIASEKLITQANDIYYAIKLRNNCNKKIDETKSKEVIVSRSIKDALYKLKKIEELKCQHENYGDILEGRDEYENLKNITIIYQDKKGKMEKESLFKEMENKLQNFRSSLNNLEELVKPSKENANDITKMKKCNVDIDAVSKELNTIDSRLLEINSTFEELLQLGKSCQTHWISLISSTLNNKISKYLMIIRKQKENTENFMIFVKKNFSSTSDFVSELKKFYDRNLSINNGTSIVESADENSKKFKQQEVEVRGTIKDIKSILYAFDPSADISIADKGIHNMVKLYNKMKREKTEIDNIYENMSIIKLKEIENSCDAFNPVLELHRNMTKTKEKDFLEREKQLKNIYNNIKEKELHFNKTCHKYSPGSIKEANEIYNNIESEMKKLEAFENNNNDNYIINVEKYKEHITRLMDRADILLNEVDIFKRENNSNIMDVNKDMAHKMSTNVEEITRKLNNSKSEYGKILNNIIQNESILLNINLMKKNIREIFEEIKKKKESQLSELKEQWKLNQIKEMLDDINSIVTENVKHHKIDEKIKKLTKNHEERKGIPKNYSSVDDIDNVLNDIISDNEEIEDIFKVLNGVLQQIKKKKEEMDSVFNKISEDDNSSEYKSGKIYIEDGVKVLGYVNNLISNMDNLIKDNKKIIQELNDQKSNIEREMAANSLLVHKVINRREKEKEKTEPKESIHVKVGTTVNALKNGEEHPGKHKEGEIRSHNNLMHGNTIREQVETMGKKHKESQKDVGYHKIDGASTSSDSEHTNKEKQQEKIIVAHGRVDVPESAELRSNNNNIEANTLEEQKLIKEKVATKDIRDDINIDNHTKNETQTLSVSNVSETHETKDNNKDHSSSSDEKNQSMPKSLFERINYAEGIIIGLSIFAAMGMYIVNIKYAEENEDNAFDEHIVFNVTNSSYNQNKEEIIDVSFVGYEDD, encoded by the coding sequence atgtttttttttaagggtCAAACTAGATTTAGGAATATAaaacagtttttttttttttttttcattaaaaatttaataataacaaatggAGAAAATGTTTTAGAAGATATAAAGGGAAAGGATGGGAATTTAGACTTTTATAGTTTGGATTATAATTCAAAGAAAGCTAACAAATTGAAATATAacagagagaaaaaaatatatataaaaaatatgaattttctAGGTGAAAAAGGGAATATTAGAAATATCGATAATGTACAAAGCGAAGATGTAGTAGTAGCACATTCATCAAATGATATATCTTTTGAGAACTTAAAAGGTTCTAATAttggaaaaaatttatcaaatcatgtttatataaaaaaagatagtctatataattctaatgaaaataataatataaagggAGAAATAAACAAcgaaaagaattatattgcAAAATCCTTTATTCACAATGAGGAAGAGGCTTATAATATAAGAAAGAGTTTATATGATAAGATGGATCAACATGCGGTATTTAATCCATTTATTGACATGGAAATTGATTTTATTgatttacaatattttaaggATATTTTGGATCTGATTCCAGGGAATACATCATACTCTAAGTATTACAAtgaagaatttaaaaaaataattgatgAATATTCTGATATTTTAAGTAACCTTGTAAAAACGTGtataacagaaaaaatggaattgataaaattagaacatgaaataaaatatcctAAAAAGGATtctatggaaaaaaaattagaagaaaAGTCAATAGAACTTGAATCGAAAAGAGAACTATatcataataaattaaataattattataaaaatattaagccTAAAATGGATGAAGTTAGAAATAAAGGACATGCTCTTTTGCAAGAATCATATTGTACAGAGAATTGTAGTACTTATATAGCGAAGTATGATGATCTTGtcgaaaaaattttattagatattaaaaattatggaaaCAAAGGACATGTAGTTCttgaaaaaagtattaatgaTTTCTCTTTTTTGGATATGATACTACAATATAGTAATCAACAAAACAATGATATGAGGGAAAGTATTAATACCTTGCAATTACTAggagaagaaataaaagaaatttcgGAAATATATCTTATTAATAGTACTCTAATTAACGATTtaactaattttttcttagaaataaagaagattAAGGAGCCCATAGATTCAAAACAATTTACAGAAAAACTGAAAACACTAATACGAAATAGCTGCCTTTTTCGTCATATACATAAGTTCAATGAACCAATAACACAGATATATGAAACAAAGGTAACAAGTTCTAACAAATTATTTACTAGTGTTATAGagaaattacaaaatgaaaCTGAATCACTTATTAAAACCTTACTTGATGATTTGGAGTTTCACGAAATTCGAAAAAATTCAGAAGAAATAacaaattatgtaaaaaatatgtatgataaaaataaagaattatatgaTTCTATGATTAAAGGATTAGacgaaaatataaatctaaaaatttatgaGCTGGATGAATTTTTATCTtatcaatattatattaatgatgatatagtaaattataatgatttcatttctcaaaaatataagcgtatttatatacatttaaaagcTGAATACGAAAAAGATTTACGTGAAAGGAAATTACTTCcaaataatgtattaaaagcaaaattgtttttagaaataataattaaaattaaggcggatgaaaaaattattagtgAAAGTTTTGATACAGCaaagaaattttatgaaaaaattaaaaatctCAAAAAAGAATTTGAAGAAGCATATGTAGAATTTGAAGAAGTTaagaatgaaataaataaaatgaaaaatatagacGATAACagagataaaaatatagaagaaaTTAAAGACAAATTAGAACATATAACTAAAAAACAGAATAATTTAAAGGAAGTTGCAGCGTTAAAAGATAAAGGAAATGTGGAAATTACAGCGAGTGATGAATTGCTTGCCATAATACCAAATAAGAATGagaatgaatttaaaaataaaatagataaaacTAGAGATGATATGAATTCTCTATTTAAAtctttaaataatgataacataAATAGACTTATTGAATCAACTGAAGAATTTGtgaatcaaaaaaaaaatatttcttttgaaGATATGGCTTCTGAAGTTATAGAGAATCATCTACAAGATATTAGAAATAAgtttgataaaataaattttatcagTGACGATAAAATGAAGGAATTGCATGATAAAATGAAGGAACAGGTAACTATTgctgaaaatattaaaaaagaaattgtaaaaaaagaaattgaaaATCTACAAAAAGAATTGgcaaaattttttagtaCATTTAATAGTGAACACCAAGAGCTCCTGATTAGTCTTGAAGAATACAAAAGAGAAGGAGAAaagatacaaaaatatagagATAGTTTATTGAAGAGAGAAAATGAATACTTCAGTAGTGTTCATGTAGATACAAATGATctagaaaaaacaaaaaaccaAGCAGAGCTCGATAAGCTTCAGGATACTTTTGCtaagaaaaaagatgaaatatctagaaaaattaataatataaaggaCCTAATAAACACTGCGAATCCGCACTTAAACTTTTACAGTTTtgttgaaaaatatttcaacaTAAATGAAGACAAAAAGGGagttgaaaatattaaagctttaaaagataaaattaataatgtaGACATGAATAAACAAGTACTTGAATTGGAAAACGATTTTAAACGTAAAACTGATGCGTTAGAAAATGACATAATAAGCATTAAAAGTATAACTAAAAAGTTAATTTCACTTAGTACATTGAATAAGAATATAAATCAATGtgatgaaaataatggaGCAGCtgaacttttaaaaaataatgccaAAAGATTAAGGGAAGAAGTGGAAAAGGAAATCGGTGTAACTCAAGATGATAAAGTTATAGGGAAGGATATAATTAAAACTCTTgtggaaaatttaaatgttaaATTAAGTAATCtagataataaattaaaacaaaatgaaattgATGACTTAGTAGAAAAATTAACAGATTTAAAGAACTTGTACTCAAAATCCAAAATATCTGTTCacgaagaaaaagaagaatatcATTTACAAGATGTTTTCACAGAAACTAATAAATTGgaagaaattaaaacaaagtttaatgaattaaatgtttattatgaaatattaaataaaaataaaattacattatttaaaaataattccaCTATCTATATAGAATCTATTTACAGTCTTATTAGAAATGCaattgataaaataaagcatgAAGAGAAGGAGATTTTAAAATCTGTAAAAAAcatagaagaaaaattaaatgttatTGAAGTCAATGAAGCGtacaaaaatgttataaacttagagaatgagaaaaaaatacaggTTGTAAGAACATCAAttagagaaataaaaaaattggttGATAGATATGAAGGAGAAATGattaaattagaaaataattctagtaatttaaaaaagagggctcaagaaaaggaaaatgacattgaacatttaaataaaataaagaatgacatgaaaattatttatgaagaattaaataaaatttttggtGACATAAAATCAGGAACGGAAAATGAATTGAAGGTCGCATATAAAGATACGAacaatatagaaatattgtATGAGAGAAATttaattgaatatattttaggaAAGATAggaattgaaaaaaataaatctcaAAAGAGTATGGAAGAAATTAATTCtcttaaagaaaaaatagaagataTAATAAGTAACACGCACGGTGCAGAAAAAGATGAAGTAACTTTAAGCAAGTGTAAGGAACATTTTGAGAATGCTAAAAAATACGAGGTTGTAATAAAAGATATTGAACAAGAATCCACTAAATTAAAGAGTAAATCACAGAATGTCGTAATCTTTGAagaaataagtaaaattaaaggaaATGTTAACATAAATTTGCAAAGAAGTGTCCAAGAAAATGGTAACATAAATAATGTGTTGCTTGAACTTAAAGGCATTAATAATCTGTTAATATCTTCAAGTTTTGATAGTACTATGGAATATATTAAAGTGAACATGGAAGAAGCTAATAAGAAGAGCAATCTAACAAAAGAAGTATATGATAAAACAGTGGATGAGGAGAAAAGAGTAAAGGAAAAGTTTGAGAAGgcacataaattaaaagaagaaattagTAAAGATTTAGACGACAGTAAAATTGAcaataaagtaaaagaaattgagaaaataaaaaatgaaatttcaaaaataaaagaagatgcccacatatttttagaagactccaaaaaatataataaaatatgtttaacaCATTTTGAGAATACGaagaatggaaaaaattatattgaatatttaaaaaataaggataaTGGTGAAAAACAGGGGAGATCAAATATTGATATAAGGGAAGTAGATGATAAGGTTAGCAAGGCTCAACAAGCTTCACTTGAAGCTGTTCATTACGAAAAGGAAACtgaaaaaagttataaatcAATTTCAAAGTTTACCGATGACATAAATAATCTTTTTAATGACTCCTTAATTAAGGAAGTGAAGACAAAATGCGAAAAACTAAATGATGAAATACAACAAGTaatagaacaaataaaaaatgtaggCTCTACGATTGGGGAAGAACTAGATaagaataaggaaaaaataactGAACTGAAGAAACAGTTCAATATTGAAATAAAGGAAGGTGAACAGCTTAATGAAATTTCAATGGAATCATTTTTAGAAATACAGAATTATAGAAAAGAGTTGGACAACCTTCTattaaatttagaaaatataaaaattaacaaagataattttataaatactgCTAATAAATCAATGGAATCAATTTTATCCATCCCtgaattaaataagaaaaattccTTACAGGATctaaaaaatgacaaaacaaattatgagaaaaatttggaaaaaattaaaactgaaaaaaatCTTATAGACggtgaagaaaaaaagctgaacgaaataagtaaaaaaataatttttatagaaaatgaactaaataaatataaaaaagactATGAAAATGGATTGTTAAAGAAGATCAAGGAAAATGCTCATGTGAGAAAGCAAAATTTTGAACTAACTAGAGatgaaataaattcattGATAGACCCTTCTACATccatttttgttaaatttaaattggAGGGATATGATATaactaataatttaaataattacagaacaaaaattaatagatTTCATACAGATTTTAATGATTCTTTTAATACAATAATTAGCTATGAATCTAAAGTTAATGATAATTCTGTAACATGTAATGACGCACAAAAATTAAGAGCGCAAGCGCAAATAGAAGAAGAGAAACttagaaataaagaagaggAGGCAAAAACACTATTgtatgatattaaaaaagaggaaTCATTAAGATTATTAAAtgatatgaagaaaaagttGAATGCtgaaaaggaatatattacTAATGATCATTCAagaattaatatacataaggAGAACATTGAGAAAAGTGTTAATAGTTTAAAAGAactaaatgatataaataagagtttaagtattttaaactattcaataaataatgttaatgAAACGAAAGAAACAAGACACGCTTATCATAACAGGGAGgcgaaaaaaatatatgaaaacatGATTGAAGTAGCAAATCATTTTTtgaatgatgaaaataaaataaaattagattTAGATATAAATTTGGAAAGACCAACTTTAAAAACAAACATAGAATCTGatatctttaaaataataaaggaaGCAATTGTTATTTTAAAGTGTATTGAAGGATATTCGGacaatataatgaaaaaacaaatagcAAGTGAAAAGTTGATAACACAAGCTAATGATATTTATTATGCAATAAAACTAAGGAATAATTgcaacaaaaaaatagatgaaacaaaaagtaaagaaGTTATCGTTTCGAGGAGTATAAAGGATGCattgtataaattaaaaaaaattgaagaattaaaatGCCAGCATGAAAATTATGGTGATATATTAGAAGGTAGAgatgaatatgaaaatttaaaaaatattacaattatatatcaggataaaaaaggaaaaatggaaaaggaATCTCTTTTCaaagaaatggaaaataaattgCAAAATTTCAGATcttctttaaataatttagaagAACTGGTTAAACCTTCGAAGGAAAACGCAAACGATATTactaaaatgaaaaaatgcaATGTGGACATTGATGCAGTTAGCAAAGAACTAAACACTATAGATAGTAGACTTTTAGAAATCAATTCTACTTTTGAAGAATTATTACAGTTAGGAAAAAGTTGTCAGACGCATTGGATATCTTTGATTAGCAGtactttaaataataaaatatcaaaGTACTTAATGATAATTAGAaaacaaaaggaaaatacTGAAAACTTTATgatatttgttaaaaaaaatttttcttctacCAGTGATTTTGTTtctgaattaaaaaaattctatgATAGGAATCTTTCAATTAATAATGGAACTAGTATTGTTGAAAGTGCAGATGAGAATTCTAAGAAGTTTAAGCAACAGGAAGTGGAAGTTAGAGGAACcattaaagatataaaaagcATATTATATGCCTTTGATCCAAGTGCAGACATTAGTATTGCAGATAAGGGTATTCATAATATGGTAAAGCTttataacaaaatgaaaagagaaaaaacagaaatagataatatttatgaaaatatgagtataattaaattaaaagaaatagaaaatagtTGTGATGCTTTTAATCCGGTACTAGAACTACATAGGAATATgacaaaaacaaaagagaAAGATTTCTTGGAAAGGGAAAaacagttaaaaaatatttataataatataaaagagaaagaacttcattttaataaaacttgTCATAAATATTCTCCAGGTTCTATAAAAGAGGCTaacgaaatatataataatattgaatctgaaatgaaaaaattagaagcttttgaaaacaataataatgacaattatataattaatgtgGAAAAATACAAAGAGCACATCACCCGTTTAATGGATAGAGCAGATATATTACTGAATGAAGTAGACATCTTCAAAAGAGAAAACAATTCCAATATAATGGATGTAAATAAAGATATGGCACATAAAATGTCTACTAACGTAGAAGAAATTACAAGGAAgttaaataattcaaaaagcGAATATGGGaagatattaaataatataatacaaaatgagAGTATATTGTTAAATATTAATCTTATGAAGAAGAATATTAGAGAAATttttgaagaaataaaaaaaaaaaaagaatctCAGTTAAGTGAGTTAAAAGAACAGTGGAAATTAAAccaaataaaagaaatgttAGATGATATTAACAGTATTGTAAcagaaaatgtaaaacatcataaaatagatgaaaaaataaaaaagttgaCCAAAAATCACGAAGAAAGAAAAGGTATACCGAAAAATTACAGTTCTGTTGATGATATAGATAATGtattaaatgatattattagTGACAATGAGGAGATAgaagatatttttaaagtacTTAATGGTGTATTGCAacagataaaaaagaaaaaggaagaaatggATTCAGTATTCAACAAAATTTCTGAAGATGATAATTCCAGTGAATATAAATctggaaaaatatatattgaagaTGGAGTTAAAGTACTTGGTTATGTAAATAACTTAATTAGTAATATggataatttaataaaagataataagaaaataatacagGAACTGAATGATCAAAAGAGTAATATAGAAAGAGAAATGGCTGCTAATTCTTTACTAGTTCATAAAGTTATTAATAGGAgagagaaagaaaaagaaaaaacagagCCTAAAGAGAGTATTCATGTTAAAGTTGGTACTACAGTTAATGCCCTAAAAAATGGAG